A region of the Leptospira inadai serovar Lyme str. 10 genome:
TTTTCGAGACGGAAGAAATGCCGGTTATGCCGGAAGAAGGCTCGAAAAAAAGAGATTCGGATCCTTTTAATATAGGAGTGACGAGCCTCTGAACCTCATGCATTAGAAAGGGATCCGATCATATTATTTATAGGCATCATAGAATTCCTCCATCAATATCCATCTTAACGGTTAAATCGTACCGCATCAAATTGGAAATCCGATACCCGGCTTCGCAAAGCATGCGTGAAATATTAGGATTAAAGAATAAACGTCTCGCCGGAAATCAAAGGGACTTCGACCCCGTTCCAGGTCTCGAGTATCCTGAACGATTCCAAGCGGACTTTCTCCCTTAATGAAAATATATGGAAAATCGGCACGCGTCCGGCATAGGAAGCCCACCCTGAAAAAGTACTAGGCGGTCCGATAATCAAGTCGCACTGCGACATGAAATATAAATCCTCAGCCATGTCCCCGTTTGACATTTGAGTATCTGCGGAAGGAATCGAATACCCTTGCCCTTTTTCATCGGAAAAAATAATAAATAGAATTTTACGAAATCCGGCTTCCTTCAAAGCCTCGCTTACTTCGATCATTTTCCGTTTAATATCGTCTATTTCAAAAAAGAATTTTCCATTCAACCATTCTTTGTAATCCTTTCTCCTATGATGTACGGCGATAATTCTGTCGAATTGACCTCGAAGAACCTTGATTCTATCAACAGCCGTATCAACCACTTCGTCCTTAAGGGCGAGAAACCTTAGTATTTCTTCCCTCATCATAGGACTAGTATCAAACTCGCCTACACGATAACGCCAACCTGTCATCAGTAAAATCTTAGATTTACGCGCCCTATGTAAGAAAAGCTCCGAATCGAGATAAAACGTCTTGCCGTGAAAATTCTTTACATCGGATTCCGAATCGGATGCGTCGGAATATTCAAAAAAATGCAAGTTCTCGGCGGTCGTAAGCGGAAACAAACGAATCTTCAATTGCAGTGCGGAAATTACTTTCAGGTAAAACGAATACCGCTTCCAGTTTTTCGATCCTAGAAGAGACCGATTTTCTAAATTGGCAGGGTAACTCGGTATAAAATCCCCTTTAAATTTCTTAAAGAAATGCGCATATTCTTGGAAAGAGGGACAGATAAAAACGCAATCGTATTTTTTGCAGAATTGGATAAAATGTAAAAAAAGGATTAATCGATTGCCAAGTTGCCCGTAAATTCCCGTATAAATTATTACGCGCTTTTTTAACCGAAGGCTCAGTAAAAGCAATCGAATGTATAAAAGAAGAATTGCGGGTGCATGAAACAGAACTCGCAAGAATAAAAGAATTTTTCCACGGTTTATAATTCTAGCTAATCGCAAATCATTTCTTCCAAATAATGCACTTGATCGGGAACCCCGTCGGCTTCAACGTACTTTACTAAACGCAACTTTTCGATAAACGCTTGCAGTTTCGGCAATCGTTTTCTCCCAAGAAAAATCCAGAATTCTAGAACTACCCAATCGTAAAATTCTGCTTCGCGTTGGACCGTCTCTCCACGCATCTTCCAGAGATTCGAGAAAGGAAGCGCCTGATTCAGGGTCGAAGTAAAAAGCGGCATCTCCTCCTACTTCGGGAAGGCTGCTGCGGTTTGCCAAGAGAGGCACGCAACCGTTGGCCATCGATTCAAGAACCGGTAATCCGAAGCCTTCGTATAACGAAGGAAAAATAAAAAGATGCGCGTTTCGATACAAATATCGAAGCCGGGCCTCATCCACATCCAGTTGAATGACTCTATCCTCCAGATCCGCTTCCTGAATTTTCTCCATCTCAATTCGATTAAACCGTCCACCTCCCGCGCAAACTAGAAAGCTACTCGGGTTCTCCTTAAAGAAAAGCGGAAGATACTCCAAAAGGAATTGAAAATTTTTATATGTCCCTCGCCCGCCTACGAATAAAATAAATTTCCCCTCCGGCAAGAAGACCGGTTCCGATTTTAAGAATTTTACGTTCTGATCGATCGACAATAGTATCGTTTCGACTTTATCCTCGGAGATTTTATACGTCTTTAGGAGATCTCTTTTAGTACATTCGGAAATACTGATGATCCTATCGGCCTTTTCGATTAATATCGGTTTATAATCGGTGGTTCGGTCGTCCTTAAAATCATCCGGATATTTTTCGTGAATTAAATCATAAACGGTTAGAACGAAGGGTTTATCCCTTAAGAAAGGTAAAAAGTAAGGAAAATAGTAAGTGGGATGAAATACGTCAAATTCGTTAGATATAAGTTTTGCTAGCGAGAAAGGGAGATTCGCATAACGAAGCAAACGTCGCTTGCCAGGGATTCCGAAGTCGTGCGGAAAAAATTGATTATAAAATTTCGGGTTCCATGTTTCGCGGACGTATTCATTGGAGCTGAATTCGAGGCTTAATTCGGCCTCTATCCCGAAAGAAGACTCTTGTCGAAATCCCCGTATCAAATTACTGAAATATCTAGAAATCCCACCGTGTTTTTGAAGGGAAAAAATCTGATGATCGAAAAGGACTTTCATCAACAAGAAACTCTCGAAACTAGATCATGATGATCTTTCATTATTCTCGACCTCATTCGCTTTGATATCCAAAAAAGATACAATCCTCTTAGTCGAGTTCGAGATAACAGTACCACCGATTTCGCAATCGATTTCTTAGAAAAAATGTGTAAAACTCCGTTCGAAAAATAATGCAGACTCAAATCATCGGCTATCTTCGATAGGGTCCGATTTTGGAAGAATATTATATGCTGCCCTCCTTCGAACGCGTAATAAAACCAATCTCTCGGATCAGGAACGGGCTCCCGGAAAATTTCTGTCGTAAAAACGAAGGTATCTGCCCTCGAAAGAGATTCGCGTACAAAATCCTTGGGATGAACCGTGTGCTCCAGTACTTCGAAAGCCGAAACTGCATCGAATTTTTCGCAACCGGAGTCCTCTATGCCGAAACCCTTAGCTAAAATATTCTCACAGTAAGGGTCGGACCAATAGTAATCAAATCCTCGATCGCGCATTAATCGAGTCATCATACCGTACCCGCCGGCGAGATCCAAAAATTTTCCCTTCGCTCCGAAGATATGGAATAAAACGCAAGAGAGCATCTCAGAAAAGAAAATGTTTCTAGCCACCAAGCCAGTATCTGCATCGATAATGGCCGAATTGTATGCCTCATCTAACCAATACGGTGCTTCCGTTTGAAGTGCTCCGCAATCCGGGCACAAAAAATAGGAAACTAGATGCTTTCGCATAACAACTTCCCTGAAAGCGAAAGTCGTTTTTTTTAAGCATAATCTACAATTCATAATTTTATAAATAACTATTCCTTACAGTACTATCGCTGTAGATTCTTCAGAAATCGTATAGCAAAGCGAAAAATCCGATTCGGCAACGCCTCAATAGAATAGTGCTTTTTTTCCAGCCAATTTATGGCGGTCCTATCCAGCTCGATGCTTGCCGGAAACGTTAAGGACTCAGATAAATTACCGACCTTCATATCGCTCCGATCATCGTCCGTGGAACGAGTATGAGTGGCATCTTCGCCGAACCCGATATTTTTGATCAGATTTACCGATGAATTTAATGCCATACCTTTGCGATAATTAATAGTGTATACCCATTGAAAATCCCAGGTATCGATTTTATTGGAATAAGTTTTTTCAAAAATATGGTTCCAAAATTCTCGCACTTTTCGAGGACTTCCATTCCAAGGAGAGAGACCTTCCTTTTTCCAAACGGTGTCGTCCCGCAAATAGCAGGACCAAGAATTACGCCAGGTAGCCCAACCCCATACGTGCGGATATCGGGAAAAATATGCATCCATGTTACAATCTGAGCTTACGGGAACGAAGTTCGTACCGGCAATATGCATGACTTTCTCTTCATTACGATATTTCTCTATGCCTTCTTCGCAAAACCGAAAAAAATCCAAAGTAGGAATGCAATCATCTTCTAGAATGATTCCTTCCACCTCATTTTCAAAAAACCAATCTATCGCGCCAGTAACAGCTCGTTTGCATCCTAAATTGCCCTCTCTATACAATCGTGCAACTTCGCATTTCCAAGTTATATTGCTCTCGACAATCTCGCGAGTTTCATGGCAGACTTTTTCCTCGCTCCTATCCTCACGGGGTCCATCGGCAGCTATGTATATTCTCTCGGGTTTGTACTCGCCTATCGCTTCGACCACCTTCCGCGCAGAATCGGGTCGATTAAAAATAAGAAGTAAAATAGGTACTTTCGACATTCTATTGAGGCCGACTTAAGGAAAAAAAATTTTTTATCAATGAACTTCTCCAGAATAGGAATGCCTCTATCTGCATTATGAAGGCAAAGCGAGACCGTTCATTTAAAACATTAAAAAAGGTACTAGCTAAAGCTTGCGATATTAACGTTGATACCGCAGCGCCTAAAATACCGTATTTAGGTATTAGCAAATAATTCAAAACTAAATTAGCTGAACAGCCCGCTAAACTTTGATATAACTGAAATCTTTGCAGGTTTTCTAGAATAAACCAACGACCGCTTGCGATGCCGAGAAATACGAAGACGCTAGTCCATATATGAATCGATAATATTGCACCTGCTTCCGAGTAAGAAAGCCCGTACAGAAATTTGATAAGTGGATCCGCAAGAAACGAAAGTAATATCGCTATCGCCAGCGATAAAAATAATAAAACGATATGTAGAGTTCTCAGCTGCTCGTAGTACGAGTCCGTATTTTGTTCCTTAGCCTTGATAATTGACGGATAGACTGAAGATACAATTATCAACGGAATGAAATACCAGACTTCACTGATCCGAACGGCCGATGTGTAGATTCCAACCGCCCTATCATCCAACATTTGGCCGATCATTATTTGATCCATCCGCATATAAATCAGGATGGCAATATTCGATAAAAGTAACTGCCAGCAATCCCTTAAAATTGACTTAGCCCTATACCACTTTCCGCTCCAGACAGAGAGCCTTCCATGATTCAATTTATAAAGTAAGAAATAACCGACAGTCGTAGCGATATTTTCTATAAAAAGAATTACGACTAAATAAAAGATTCCCAAATCATAGAGAATCGCAGTAATTTTTGCAGCTCCCGAAGCGAGAAAAATTATGTTTTCTACGAGCACTATATGTTTTGAATAAACTTGTGCTTCGAACCAATACTTAATCACCGACCAACATCTTACGACCAGCGAAAAACCTAAAATCCAGGTCATCAATTCGATTTGAGGGGAGTTTGGTCGGAGATAATAAATTACAAAAATAGATATAGCATAGCCGAATATACCCGCAATCAGTTGCAGGCCGAAGGAGGTTCCGATAATTTCTTCCCGATTTTTTTGATCGGCGAGTAAGTCCCTTACGATAATCGAATCCATCCCCAGATTAGCGATTGATCCGACAAGAGCAATGATAGCCAGTACAAAATTCAATGAGCCGTAACTTTCGGGTCCAAGATATCTGGCCATCCAAATCCCGATAACTAAAGCCCCCCCCATCCGGACAATTCTGTCGAAGAAAAGCCAACCGGAATTCGTCAAAATCCGACCAAACGCCGGATGAGACTTTAGAAATTCCCTATATGGCTTCAACATTCTGATAAGTCATATAATAAAAAGTTAAACCGATCGAGATTAAATCCGAAATCAAACGTTTCCTTTCACAAAGCCGAAGTGTTTTAAGTTGACCTTGAATATTAAAAAAATGAATAGTATCGCTAAAAGAATCGGACCATTAAGGACGGGCTGAAAAATTCCGTAAATACCGATAAAAAATAGAGACATCAAAATTGAAACTCCATACGTGTTTTTCCTTTCTATTGAAATCGAAGTTTTCGAAACGAAAAATCCAAACAGAATTCCCATCAAACCGATGAAAAAAGGACCTCCATCTCTATACAGACTAAACATTAAGGAACCGAATGCATTATATTTGATTGCGTTTCCATTTGCTCCCTGACCGATCGTTTTGTATTCGTGCAAGTAACTACCGATAACGTCCGCTTGAGGTTCGATTCGAATTCCAAAAAATTTCGATATAAAGGCGATCGGTCGCTCCAGACCTGCGAAAGAGGATCTGCCATAAGTAGTTTGATGAACGATCGATAAGGGATTTTGCAGTTCCACGTCGAACATAGAAAACGACATCGTATGATAATCGATTACAAACAATTTTAAAAGTCGTTCATAGGCGAGACTCGCCTTGTTTTCTCGTAGATAGCCGACCAAAAAAACCGGTAGGAGAATCAATAATAGGACGATTATTGTTCGCCAGGAAAATCCCGATAACGTGTTTTTCCAATCATGGGTAAGCTTAATCGAAATGACGATTATCCCGATCATAACTATATAATGGAATCCGAATCGACCAAACATCATAAAAGCATCTAAACCGACCAAAATACAGGCCAATGTAAAGATTTTTCCGTTCCCTTTAGTTAAATAGAATGCTACTCCGATAAACAGGGATGCCAACAACATCGGACTAATCAATAACCCATATAGAAAGTTAATCTTAGTACTGCCGAATAAAACGGATTGGCCGGTCCGTAAACCGAATACGTCCGCGCGATAATCGACCGGCGCGACTGAAGTACATAATAAATATACCGCTTTAAAGGAGAAAAATAGCACGATCGGGAACAGTATAAAATACATGATTCGCAGAATGAATCGTTCCTTCGATGCCGCCGATT
Encoded here:
- a CDS encoding alpha-1,2-fucosyltransferase is translated as MRVLFHAPAILLLYIRLLLLSLRLKKRVIIYTGIYGQLGNRLILFLHFIQFCKKYDCVFICPSFQEYAHFFKKFKGDFIPSYPANLENRSLLGSKNWKRYSFYLKVISALQLKIRLFPLTTAENLHFFEYSDASDSESDVKNFHGKTFYLDSELFLHRARKSKILLMTGWRYRVGEFDTSPMMREEILRFLALKDEVVDTAVDRIKVLRGQFDRIIAVHHRRKDYKEWLNGKFFFEIDDIKRKMIEVSEALKEAGFRKILFIIFSDEKGQGYSIPSADTQMSNGDMAEDLYFMSQCDLIIGPPSTFSGWASYAGRVPIFHIFSLREKVRLESFRILETWNGVEVPLISGETFIL
- a CDS encoding glycosyltransferase family 4 protein, with protein sequence MKVLFDHQIFSLQKHGGISRYFSNLIRGFRQESSFGIEAELSLEFSSNEYVRETWNPKFYNQFFPHDFGIPGKRRLLRYANLPFSLAKLISNEFDVFHPTYYFPYFLPFLRDKPFVLTVYDLIHEKYPDDFKDDRTTDYKPILIEKADRIISISECTKRDLLKTYKISEDKVETILLSIDQNVKFLKSEPVFLPEGKFILFVGGRGTYKNFQFLLEYLPLFFKENPSSFLVCAGGGRFNRIEMEKIQEADLEDRVIQLDVDEARLRYLYRNAHLFIFPSLYEGFGLPVLESMANGCVPLLANRSSLPEVGGDAAFYFDPESGASFLESLEDAWRDGPTRSRILRLGSSRILDFSWEKTIAETASVYRKVAFSKVR
- a CDS encoding class I SAM-dependent methyltransferase; the protein is MRKHLVSYFLCPDCGALQTEAPYWLDEAYNSAIIDADTGLVARNIFFSEMLSCVLFHIFGAKGKFLDLAGGYGMMTRLMRDRGFDYYWSDPYCENILAKGFGIEDSGCEKFDAVSAFEVLEHTVHPKDFVRESLSRADTFVFTTEIFREPVPDPRDWFYYAFEGGQHIIFFQNRTLSKIADDLSLHYFSNGVLHIFSKKSIAKSVVLLSRTRLRGLYLFWISKRMRSRIMKDHHDLVSRVSC
- a CDS encoding flippase, whose amino-acid sequence is MLKPYREFLKSHPAFGRILTNSGWLFFDRIVRMGGALVIGIWMARYLGPESYGSLNFVLAIIALVGSIANLGMDSIIVRDLLADQKNREEIIGTSFGLQLIAGIFGYAISIFVIYYLRPNSPQIELMTWILGFSLVVRCWSVIKYWFEAQVYSKHIVLVENIIFLASGAAKITAILYDLGIFYLVVILFIENIATTVGYFLLYKLNHGRLSVWSGKWYRAKSILRDCWQLLLSNIAILIYMRMDQIMIGQMLDDRAVGIYTSAVRISEVWYFIPLIIVSSVYPSIIKAKEQNTDSYYEQLRTLHIVLLFLSLAIAILLSFLADPLIKFLYGLSYSEAGAILSIHIWTSVFVFLGIASGRWFILENLQRFQLYQSLAGCSANLVLNYLLIPKYGILGAAVSTLISQALASTFFNVLNERSRFAFIMQIEAFLFWRSSLIKNFFSLSRPQ
- a CDS encoding O-antigen polymerase, which encodes MSEIILIAGVLNISISLILLRKAGVVLAFILAWWFFWMFISSLSLTGLFRPTSETYLLYILMLSSVTLGVGLHIFSLRVSGNQSILVISSIDEESAASKERFILRIMYFILFPIVLFFSFKAVYLLCTSVAPVDYRADVFGLRTGQSVLFGSTKINFLYGLLISPMLLASLFIGVAFYLTKGNGKIFTLACILVGLDAFMMFGRFGFHYIVMIGIIVISIKLTHDWKNTLSGFSWRTIIVLLLILLPVFLVGYLRENKASLAYERLLKLFVIDYHTMSFSMFDVELQNPLSIVHQTTYGRSSFAGLERPIAFISKFFGIRIEPQADVIGSYLHEYKTIGQGANGNAIKYNAFGSLMFSLYRDGGPFFIGLMGILFGFFVSKTSISIERKNTYGVSILMSLFFIGIYGIFQPVLNGPILLAILFIFLIFKVNLKHFGFVKGNV